A genomic segment from Triticum dicoccoides isolate Atlit2015 ecotype Zavitan chromosome 1A, WEW_v2.0, whole genome shotgun sequence encodes:
- the LOC119361613 gene encoding uncharacterized protein LOC119361613 translates to MGSSLQHIVLFVVLLLANTLTTQCFPSIEEQGNSTVPWPSDVAPDLIFPNQNLTSNETSIITYYSIHTWYPEGGKDHYYGVEATIDVYNHDLQLGQSSAAMISIVNRGDGKPSSLSGIQFGWHIFPWLYKDSHTHFYTSWISGGSSSKGCWNMKCPGYHKTSSRIAPGQVISPLSRINGNKSYITLRIFKEQSSGDWQIHVGANSGHPKPVGYFPKSLITGLIDKPVEISFGGYVKHRKSRPSPPTGSGYVFETGRAASFGILKLIDAQGIDHNIVADLPSSTDGKGCYTPSKIKWAQFFYGGPSCAD, encoded by the exons ATGGGTAGTTCTCTTCAACATATTGTGTTGTTTGTTGTATTGCTTCTTGCTAATACACTCACAACACAATGCTTTCCTTCCATTGAAGAG CAAGGAAACTCAACAGTGCCATGGCCCTCTGATGTTGCTCCGGATCTCATCTTTCCAAATCAAAATCTTACCTCAAATGAAACTTCAATAATCACTTAT TACTCAATTCATACATGGTACCCAGAAGGTGGCAAGGATCACTATTATGGTGTGGAGGCCACAATAGATGTTTACAACCATGATTTACAACTTGGACAATCAAGTGCAGCAATGATTTCAATTGTAAATAGAGGAGATGGAAAACCATCTTCGCTCAGCGGGATTCAATTTGGGTGGCAT ATTTTCCCATGGCTGTACAAGGATTCACACACTCATTTCTACACGTCTTGGATT AGTGGTGGATCTTCTAGCAAGGGTTGTTGGAACATGAAATGCCCTGGCTATCACAAGACATCATCGAGGATAGCTCCAGGCCAGGTCATCAGTCCACTTTCACGTATCAATGGCAACAAATCATATATCACACTAAGAATATTCAAG GAACAATCTTCAGGTGATTGGCAGATCCATGTGGGAGCTAATAGTGGGCATCCAAAACCCGTGGGTTACTTCCCTAAATCCTTGATTACAGGACTCATAGATAAACCCGTGGAGATAAGCTTCGGTGGCTATGTCAAGCATAGGAAATCACGACCAAGTCCTCCAACGGGAAGTGGCTATGTTTTCGAAACCGGCAGGGCTGCATCCTTCGGTATACTCAAGCTTATCGATGCACAGGGTATTGATCATAACATCGTTGCAGATCTTCCATCTTCTACTGATGGAAAAGGTTGCTATACTCCTTCAAAAATAAAGTGGGCACAGTTCTTTTATGGGGGGCCTAGTTGTGCTGATTAA